A window of the Xenopus laevis strain J_2021 chromosome 9_10L, Xenopus_laevis_v10.1, whole genome shotgun sequence genome harbors these coding sequences:
- the tcf15.L gene encoding transcription factor 15 L homeolog: MAFTMIRSMSTHVIYPDMSMLSEDEENQGESDDSDQSFGCYQSTSKRRKVPGKNGQQVVVVKQRQAANARERDRTQSVNTAFTALRTLIPTEPVDRKLSKIETLRLASSYIAHLANVLLLGEGCQDGQPCFSTVYRAKDSGAEGKLPRSICTFCLSNQRKGVTRREHAGNCLKIRGLNTLR, encoded by the exons ATGGCCTTCACCATGATCCGTTCCATGTCAACGCATGTGATTTATCCGGACATGTCCATGTTGTCAGAGGATGAGGAGAATCAGGGAGAGAGCGATGATTCTGACCAATCGTTTGGCTGCTACCAGAGCACATCCAAGAGGAGGAAAGTGCCCGGCAAGAATGGGCAGCAGGTGGTTGTGGTGAAACAGAGGCAGGCGGCCAATGCCAGAGAGAGAGATCGCACCCAAAGCGTAAACACCGCTTTCACCGCCCTACGCACCCTCATCCCCACCGAGCCAGTGGATAGGAAACTCTCCAAGATAGAGACCTTGCGCCTGGCCTCCAGTTACATCGCGCACTTGGCCAACGTGCTGCTGCTGGGCGAGGGGTGCCAGGATGGACAGCCGTGCTTCAGTACCGTCTACAGAGCCAAGGACAGCGGCGCAGAGGGCAAACTGCCCCGCAGCATCTGTACTTTCTGCCTTAGCAACCAAAGAAAGGGG GTCACACGCAgagagcatgctgggaactgtCTGAAAATTCGGGGGCTTAACACATTGCGATGA